The following are encoded in a window of Gramella sp. MT6 genomic DNA:
- a CDS encoding shikimate kinase, whose protein sequence is MKIFLLGYMGSGKSFIGKQLSEKMNIDFVDMDHQIEENEGKTISEIFQSRGEVYFRKLERRTLENLIQREEAAVISLGGGTPCYGDNMDLIRNASDITSFYLKLNIENLTERLFSEKDSRPMISHLEDKEKLEEFIRKHLFERGFYYNQSDHVINCDDRSAEEIIEQIYEKLG, encoded by the coding sequence ATGAAAATTTTTCTTTTGGGTTACATGGGATCGGGAAAATCTTTTATCGGAAAGCAACTTTCTGAAAAAATGAATATCGATTTTGTAGATATGGACCATCAAATAGAAGAAAATGAAGGAAAAACTATTTCTGAAATCTTTCAAAGTAGAGGCGAGGTCTATTTTAGAAAACTCGAAAGAAGAACTTTAGAAAACTTGATACAAAGGGAAGAAGCCGCGGTTATTTCTCTTGGCGGAGGAACCCCGTGTTATGGAGATAATATGGATCTTATAAGAAATGCCTCAGATATAACTTCCTTTTATTTGAAATTGAACATCGAAAACCTCACAGAAAGGCTATTCAGTGAAAAGGACAGTCGTCCTATGATAAGTCATCTGGAAGATAAAGAGAAACTGGAAGAATTCATTAGAAAGCACCTTTTTGAAAGAGGTTTTTATTACAATCAAAGTGATCATGTGATCAATTGTGATGACAGGTCCGCTGAAGAAATTATAGAGCAGATCTATGAAAAGCTAGGATAA
- a CDS encoding phosphoribosyltransferase family protein, whose translation MKKHHPILNQEQIKHKIRRIAYQIYESNVEEKEIIIAGIAKNGFILAQKLENELKGISPIKTTLCEVKIDKKNPLEEIKTSLTPDQYENKAIILVDDVLNSGTTLIYGVRHFLKVPLKHFNTAVLVDRNHKKYPVKVDFKGISLSTSLSETVKVIFEKNKERVELS comes from the coding sequence ATGAAGAAACATCATCCTATTTTAAACCAGGAGCAGATCAAGCATAAAATTCGCAGAATTGCTTACCAGATATACGAAAGTAATGTTGAAGAAAAAGAAATCATAATAGCAGGTATTGCGAAAAACGGTTTTATTCTTGCTCAAAAACTGGAAAATGAATTAAAAGGGATCTCGCCAATAAAAACCACTCTTTGCGAAGTGAAAATTGATAAGAAGAATCCCCTGGAAGAAATTAAAACTTCACTTACTCCAGATCAATACGAGAATAAAGCTATCATCCTCGTGGATGATGTCCTTAATTCTGGAACCACTCTTATCTATGGCGTTCGACATTTTTTAAAGGTTCCGTTAAAACATTTCAACACTGCCGTTCTGGTAGATCGAAATCATAAAAAATATCCTGTAAAGGTAGATTTCAAAGGTATTTCGCTATCAACTTCACTTAGCGAAACCGTAAAGGTTATCTTTGAAAAGAATAAAGAAAGGGTAGAATTATCCTAG
- a CDS encoding methyltransferase domain-containing protein, which yields MNENFWSQRYRENNTGWDIGSVSTPIKEYIDQLTNKDLKILIPGAGNSYEAEYLFHNGFKQVYICDIAREPIKNLKERVPEFPEKQILNSDFFKLEGKFDLILEQTFFCAIPVKKRLDYAKKSSELLTETGRIAGVLFDFELQEDGPPFGGSKEEYLTYFSQYFKIDIFERCHNSIAPRKGKELFFKFRKK from the coding sequence ATGAATGAGAATTTCTGGTCTCAACGTTACCGGGAAAATAATACCGGCTGGGATATTGGATCTGTTTCGACTCCCATTAAAGAATACATAGATCAGTTAACAAATAAAGATCTGAAAATATTAATTCCGGGTGCTGGAAATTCATATGAAGCTGAATACCTTTTCCATAATGGATTTAAACAGGTTTATATTTGCGATATCGCCAGGGAACCTATAAAAAATCTTAAGGAAAGAGTCCCTGAATTTCCTGAAAAACAAATTCTTAATTCTGACTTCTTCAAACTGGAAGGAAAATTTGATCTTATCCTGGAGCAAACTTTTTTCTGTGCAATCCCCGTGAAAAAAAGACTGGATTACGCTAAAAAATCTTCGGAATTATTAACTGAAACCGGACGTATTGCCGGCGTGTTATTTGATTTTGAACTTCAGGAGGACGGACCTCCTTTTGGAGGAAGTAAAGAAGAATATTTGACGTATTTTAGCCAGTACTTCAAAATTGATATTTTTGAAAGGTGTCACAATTCCATCGCTCCGAGAAAGGGTAAAGAGTTGTTTTTTAAATTCAGAAAAAAGTAA
- a CDS encoding S4 domain-containing protein — MRVDKFLWCVRYFKTRNIATNACKQGKVRLEEEILKPSKEVFPGDKLRVRKNQINYEIEILDIPKSRVGAKLVNLYVHDVTPKEAFEKLDLLKYSKDYYRKKGTGRPTKKDRRDIDDWFENAEEEINKPEDKKDE; from the coding sequence ATGAGAGTTGATAAGTTTTTGTGGTGTGTTAGATATTTCAAGACCCGAAATATAGCTACCAATGCCTGCAAACAAGGAAAAGTAAGACTGGAGGAAGAAATCCTGAAACCTTCAAAAGAAGTATTTCCGGGAGATAAATTGAGGGTAAGAAAGAACCAGATCAACTATGAAATAGAGATCCTGGATATACCTAAAAGCCGGGTTGGAGCTAAACTGGTAAATCTGTATGTTCATGATGTGACTCCCAAGGAGGCTTTTGAGAAACTTGACCTTCTCAAATATTCTAAGGATTACTATAGAAAGAAAGGCACGGGAAGACCTACCAAAAAAGACAGAAGAGATATTGATGACTGGTTCGAGAATGCAGAAGAAGAAATAAATAAGCCTGAAGACAAAAAGGATGAATGA
- a CDS encoding class I SAM-dependent methyltransferase — protein MDKNKDIFGTAIKAFYEEKDKTDIIVHSPDFEDDVILVEYLFRKFEDMPEVEQKALELCEGKVLDVGCGAGSHALFLQQNKKLQVKAIDTSAGAIEIATKRGVENAVSEDFFKLKDEKFDTILMLMNGSGIIGKLKNLKSFFDHSRTLLTERGKILMDSSDLIYLFEDEFEDPENYFGEFQYSISYKEWHSEDFDWLFISPDLLTEYAESNGFNCEIIHQGDNYDFLAELSVQKK, from the coding sequence TTGGACAAAAATAAGGATATATTCGGCACCGCCATCAAAGCATTTTACGAAGAAAAAGACAAAACAGACATCATAGTTCATTCCCCAGATTTTGAGGATGATGTGATCCTTGTGGAGTATCTTTTCAGGAAATTTGAAGATATGCCCGAGGTCGAACAAAAAGCGTTGGAGCTATGCGAAGGAAAGGTGCTTGACGTTGGATGTGGTGCGGGCAGCCACGCTCTGTTTCTTCAGCAAAATAAGAAATTACAGGTCAAGGCAATAGACACTTCAGCAGGAGCGATAGAGATCGCTACAAAGAGAGGGGTTGAAAATGCCGTTTCAGAAGATTTCTTCAAATTAAAGGATGAGAAATTTGACACCATTTTAATGTTGATGAATGGTAGCGGGATCATAGGTAAACTCAAGAACCTGAAATCTTTTTTTGATCATTCCCGAACGCTATTAACTGAAAGGGGAAAAATTCTCATGGACTCCTCAGATCTTATTTACCTTTTCGAGGACGAATTTGAAGATCCTGAAAATTATTTTGGAGAATTCCAGTATAGTATAAGTTATAAAGAATGGCATTCTGAAGATTTCGACTGGCTCTTTATAAGTCCGGATCTATTAACCGAATATGCTGAGTCCAATGGTTTTAATTGTGAAATAATACATCAGGGAGATAATTATGATTTTCTGGCTGAACTATCAGTTCAGAAGAAATAA
- a CDS encoding YkgJ family cysteine cluster protein, with translation MEEILKSLPDKAKDKKKENRKFFSKLKKRPPKDLDALMIELHEDEFSRTDCLTCANCCKTTGPLFTQKDIERISKHFRMKPGEFIDTYLRLDEENDFVLQQVPCPFLGSDNYCSIYDKRPKACREYPHTDRKDFHKISNITIRNTAVCPATYNIVEEMKKRLKTNF, from the coding sequence ATGGAAGAGATTCTTAAGAGTTTACCTGATAAGGCCAAAGATAAGAAGAAGGAGAATAGAAAGTTCTTTTCTAAGCTAAAGAAACGTCCGCCAAAAGATCTGGATGCGCTAATGATTGAACTTCATGAAGATGAGTTCTCCAGGACCGATTGTCTTACCTGTGCCAATTGCTGTAAAACAACCGGACCTTTATTTACTCAAAAGGATATTGAAAGGATCAGCAAGCATTTCAGAATGAAGCCAGGCGAATTCATCGATACTTATTTAAGGCTGGACGAAGAAAATGATTTTGTATTGCAACAGGTTCCATGTCCCTTTTTAGGATCAGATAACTATTGTTCCATTTACGATAAGAGACCAAAAGCATGCCGGGAATATCCGCATACCGACAGAAAAGATTTTCATAAGATCTCTAATATCACCATTAGAAATACGGCTGTTTGTCCCGCTACTTATAATATTGTCGAGGAAATGAAAAAAAGATTAAAAACTAACTTTTAG
- a CDS encoding thioredoxin family protein, with protein MKKLLFLLFLSTFKLCATNWYTDLETAQKVAIASNKLILVDFWANWCGPCKKMDRDVWSKEEVKTVLDNYVPLKIDFDTRRQLVDQYGVHGIPFVVIMDANGKVLYNKLGYTDKIQTLHFLEKYRLNTSFMQLETAYFNRQPSYSTALRLAQKYLDFSLYVEDPEVRKNVLSLAKEYLSETEDLLDSEQANYTMMEQKIELLEANVDLYDGNYRKLGRFLEKKIDEEDLRKYNWGVYCFLNYCMYKEEGDQRNIQKWENEMNKLKNPELYWTRYSKLIASRE; from the coding sequence ATGAAGAAACTACTCTTCCTCCTTTTCTTATCAACTTTTAAGCTTTGTGCGACTAACTGGTATACTGATCTGGAAACCGCGCAAAAAGTTGCCATTGCTAGTAATAAATTGATCCTTGTAGATTTCTGGGCAAACTGGTGCGGCCCCTGTAAGAAAATGGACCGGGATGTTTGGAGTAAGGAAGAGGTGAAGACAGTTCTTGATAATTATGTTCCGCTAAAGATAGATTTTGATACTCGAAGGCAATTAGTGGATCAATATGGGGTACATGGTATTCCATTCGTGGTCATTATGGATGCCAATGGTAAAGTTCTTTACAATAAGCTAGGTTATACAGATAAAATTCAAACGCTACATTTTCTAGAAAAATATCGACTTAACACCTCCTTTATGCAACTGGAAACCGCATATTTTAACAGGCAGCCAAGTTATTCCACTGCCTTAAGACTGGCTCAGAAATACCTCGATTTTAGCCTTTATGTAGAAGATCCTGAGGTGAGGAAAAACGTATTATCGCTCGCTAAGGAATATCTGTCGGAAACTGAAGACCTGCTGGACTCCGAACAGGCTAATTACACTATGATGGAACAAAAGATCGAACTCCTGGAGGCAAACGTAGATTTATACGACGGGAATTATCGTAAACTAGGAAGATTCCTTGAGAAAAAGATCGATGAAGAGGATTTAAGAAAGTATAATTGGGGTGTCTATTGCTTTTTGAATTATTGCATGTACAAAGAAGAAGGTGATCAGAGAAATATTCAGAAATGGGAAAACGAAATGAATAAGCTCAAAAACCCGGAATTATACTGGACCAGGTATTCTAAATTAATTGCTTCAAGAGAGTAG
- a CDS encoding DUF1343 domain-containing protein, giving the protein MIKRLLKSTFLFFLIGILSCGNTNSQSEETSENTSDKEKSDSKASEIIVGANRTEEYLALLKGKKIGVVGNQTSIIKTETGEYTHLVDSLLSLNIKIEKVFAPEHGFRGTADAGEVIKDGLDTKTGLPVVSLYGKNKKPSPEVLKDIDLMIFDIQDVGARFYTYISTLHYLMEACAENNIPLLIMDRPNPNGHYIDGPILEPEYQSFVGMHPIPVVHGLTIGEYAQMINGEKWLNDGIQCDIRVIEMENYDHEKKYSLPVKPSPNLPNDKSINLYPSLCFFEGTNVNAGRGTDKQFQVFGSPYLYKTYFKYLYKPEPMPGATNPKHSGLQCFGKDLTDSEYLNSLNLEWLIEAYNNTAKKEEFFNQFFTKLAGTKKLQDQIESGKSFQEIKASWKEGLSNYDLMRKKYLLYQ; this is encoded by the coding sequence ATGATTAAGAGATTGCTCAAAAGTACATTTTTATTCTTTCTTATCGGAATTCTTTCCTGCGGAAACACTAATAGTCAATCTGAAGAAACTTCAGAAAATACATCAGATAAAGAGAAATCAGATTCTAAAGCCTCTGAAATAATCGTAGGAGCAAATCGTACCGAAGAATATTTAGCCCTGTTGAAAGGTAAAAAGATCGGCGTGGTTGGTAATCAAACTTCGATCATTAAAACTGAAACTGGGGAATATACTCACCTCGTAGATTCGTTACTAAGTTTGAATATCAAGATCGAAAAAGTATTCGCCCCAGAACATGGTTTTCGTGGAACGGCAGACGCCGGAGAGGTAATTAAAGACGGACTGGATACAAAAACCGGACTTCCGGTGGTTTCCCTATACGGAAAAAATAAAAAGCCTTCTCCTGAAGTATTGAAGGATATAGATCTGATGATCTTCGATATTCAGGATGTGGGAGCCAGGTTCTACACCTATATTTCAACTCTTCATTACCTTATGGAAGCCTGCGCAGAAAATAATATCCCGCTTTTAATCATGGACAGGCCAAACCCTAATGGGCATTATATTGATGGTCCAATCCTGGAACCGGAATATCAAAGTTTTGTTGGGATGCATCCCATTCCTGTGGTGCACGGTCTTACCATAGGGGAATATGCACAAATGATAAATGGTGAAAAATGGTTAAACGATGGTATTCAATGCGATATCAGGGTTATTGAAATGGAAAATTATGATCATGAGAAAAAATATTCTCTACCAGTAAAACCTTCTCCAAACCTTCCAAATGATAAATCTATTAACTTATACCCAAGCCTGTGCTTCTTTGAAGGAACTAATGTAAATGCAGGTCGAGGTACAGATAAGCAATTCCAGGTTTTTGGATCGCCTTATTTATACAAAACCTATTTCAAATATTTATACAAGCCAGAACCAATGCCGGGCGCGACTAACCCAAAACATTCAGGCTTGCAATGTTTCGGTAAAGACCTCACCGATTCAGAATATTTGAATTCACTTAATCTTGAATGGCTAATCGAAGCTTATAATAATACTGCTAAAAAAGAGGAGTTCTTCAACCAGTTTTTCACAAAACTTGCCGGAACTAAAAAACTTCAAGATCAAATAGAAAGCGGAAAGTCTTTTCAGGAAATAAAAGCTAGCTGGAAAGAAGGTTTATCTAATTACGATCTAATGAGAAAAAAATATCTGCTTTACCAGTAA
- a CDS encoding FtsX-like permease family protein yields the protein MNFEYFVVKRLISAKKYKSSISAPIIKIAITAIAIGVIMMLVSFATGLGLQEKIRDKIAAFNGHINISSYDNNSSKVSLIPVSKNQDFYPEFTSVEGIKHVQAVATKFAVIRTENDFEGIIVKGVGDDYNWEYFEEFLIAGALPDFSENLNDEVLISQYLANRLQLKVGDKVPTYFLRDDSERPLARGFEITGIYESGFQEFDELYLIADIRHIQRINNWEDDEVGNFEVFVDDFNELDQKGNEVYENTGSFLDTQTISQKYYSIFEWLSLFDFNIALIIGIMILVAGINMITALLVLILERTQMIGVLKALGAGDWSIRKIFLYNAGYLIVLGLFWGNLIGIGILALQKYLKLVPLDPRTYYVTEVPIYLNWDYILVVNLGTLLLCMIMLLVPSLIITKISPVKAIKFE from the coding sequence TTGAATTTCGAGTATTTCGTTGTAAAGCGTTTAATCAGCGCTAAAAAGTATAAAAGTAGCATATCTGCACCTATAATAAAAATAGCGATCACGGCGATCGCTATCGGGGTGATTATGATGCTTGTTTCCTTTGCGACCGGCCTGGGTTTGCAGGAAAAGATAAGAGATAAGATCGCTGCTTTTAACGGGCATATCAATATTTCCAGTTACGACAATAACAGTTCCAAAGTTTCTTTGATCCCTGTATCGAAAAACCAGGATTTTTATCCTGAATTCACTTCAGTTGAAGGTATTAAGCATGTACAGGCGGTTGCCACCAAATTTGCGGTTATCAGGACCGAAAATGATTTTGAAGGTATCATTGTTAAAGGAGTTGGGGATGATTATAACTGGGAGTATTTTGAAGAATTCCTGATTGCCGGAGCACTACCAGATTTTTCTGAAAATTTAAATGATGAGGTGCTTATCTCGCAATACCTGGCCAATAGATTACAATTAAAGGTTGGTGATAAAGTACCTACCTATTTTTTAAGAGATGATAGCGAACGCCCGCTAGCCAGGGGTTTTGAGATAACCGGGATTTATGAGTCGGGATTTCAGGAATTTGATGAGCTTTACCTGATCGCAGATATAAGGCATATTCAGCGAATTAATAATTGGGAAGATGATGAGGTAGGGAATTTTGAGGTTTTTGTAGATGATTTCAACGAGCTGGATCAAAAGGGGAATGAAGTATATGAAAACACAGGTTCTTTCCTGGATACTCAAACAATTAGTCAGAAATATTATTCGATTTTTGAATGGCTCTCGCTTTTTGATTTCAATATCGCATTGATCATAGGAATTATGATCCTGGTTGCAGGAATAAATATGATCACAGCCCTTCTGGTACTAATTCTTGAAAGAACTCAAATGATAGGTGTGCTGAAGGCTTTGGGTGCAGGAGATTGGAGTATTAGAAAGATCTTTCTGTATAATGCTGGTTATCTCATTGTCCTGGGACTTTTCTGGGGTAACCTTATTGGGATAGGAATTCTGGCTCTCCAGAAGTATCTTAAATTGGTACCATTGGATCCACGAACATATTACGTGACCGAAGTTCCTATTTATCTTAACTGGGATTATATTCTTGTTGTTAACCTGGGAACCTTGCTTTTATGCATGATTATGCTGTTGGTTCCTTCTCTTATTATCACCAAAATTTCTCCGGTGAAGGCTATTAAGTTCGAGTAA
- a CDS encoding cysteine synthase family protein — MEYVENILGTIGNTPLVKMNKIVEDIDALVLAKYETFNPGNSVKDRMAVKMVEEAEKKGLLKPGGTIIEGTSGNTGMGLALVAIVKGYKMICVMSDKQSKEKMDILKAVGSEVIVCPTDVEPDDPRSYYSTSRRLAEETPNSWYVNQYDNLANRQAHYETTGPEIWKQTDGKVTHFVVGVGTGGTISGVGKYLKEQNPDIKVWGIDTYGSVFKKYHETGIFDEKEIYPYVTEGIGEDILPKNVDFSVIDGFTKVTDKDAAVYTQKLSKEEGFFLGNSAGAAAKGLLQLKEHFKKDDVVVVLFHDHGSRYVGKMYNDEWMRKMGYIE; from the coding sequence ATGGAATACGTTGAAAATATATTAGGTACCATCGGGAATACTCCTCTTGTGAAAATGAACAAGATCGTTGAGGATATCGATGCGCTGGTACTTGCTAAATACGAAACTTTTAATCCTGGAAATTCTGTAAAGGACCGTATGGCCGTGAAGATGGTAGAAGAGGCTGAGAAAAAAGGCCTTCTTAAGCCTGGAGGAACTATCATTGAAGGAACCTCCGGAAATACAGGTATGGGGCTGGCTTTGGTTGCTATCGTTAAAGGTTATAAGATGATCTGCGTAATGAGCGACAAGCAGAGCAAGGAAAAGATGGATATCCTTAAGGCTGTTGGTAGTGAAGTGATCGTTTGTCCTACAGATGTGGAGCCAGATGATCCACGTTCTTATTATTCAACTTCCAGAAGACTGGCAGAGGAAACTCCTAATTCTTGGTACGTAAATCAATATGATAACCTTGCCAACCGCCAGGCACATTATGAAACAACCGGGCCTGAGATCTGGAAACAAACAGATGGTAAAGTTACCCACTTTGTGGTTGGAGTAGGTACCGGCGGAACTATCTCTGGTGTAGGAAAATACCTAAAAGAACAAAATCCAGATATCAAAGTTTGGGGAATCGATACGTATGGTTCGGTTTTTAAAAAATATCATGAAACCGGAATTTTTGACGAAAAAGAGATCTATCCATATGTTACTGAAGGAATAGGGGAGGATATACTTCCTAAAAATGTAGACTTCAGTGTTATTGATGGTTTTACCAAGGTGACAGATAAAGATGCTGCAGTTTACACCCAGAAGCTTTCTAAGGAAGAAGGTTTTTTTCTTGGAAACAGTGCAGGTGCAGCTGCAAAAGGATTACTTCAGTTAAAGGAACATTTCAAAAAGGATGATGTGGTAGTAGTACTTTTTCATGACCACGGAAGCAGGTATGTTGGGAAAATGTACAATGATGAATGGATGAGAAAAATGGGGTATATTGAGTAG
- a CDS encoding SGNH/GDSL hydrolase family protein: MKKIYLLLISVIFFSCSSTLDVANNPEPDNPNYTYLALGDSYTIGESVMETERWPVQLAEQLRARGYKVAPPMVIAKTGWTTEDLLRGIDNNLSIHRDFDLVSILIGVNNQYQGKLITEYEEELRTIFRKAINHSKTKEKGVFAVSIPDYGYTPFGEAGQEEISAEIDRYNEVFRKVAADFNVDFYNITPISREAGENPDLVASDGLHPSGLMYKYWVDHFVNQVAEKLPE; the protein is encoded by the coding sequence ATGAAGAAGATTTACTTGTTACTTATTAGTGTTATATTCTTTTCCTGCAGCTCTACTTTAGATGTTGCAAACAATCCTGAACCCGATAATCCTAACTATACCTATCTAGCACTGGGAGATTCTTATACTATTGGCGAAAGCGTTATGGAGACTGAGCGCTGGCCTGTTCAGCTTGCAGAACAACTTAGGGCTCGTGGATACAAAGTGGCGCCTCCTATGGTCATTGCAAAGACCGGCTGGACTACCGAGGATCTCTTAAGGGGCATTGATAATAACTTAAGTATTCATCGTGATTTTGATCTTGTATCTATCCTCATTGGTGTAAATAATCAATACCAGGGTAAGCTGATCACAGAATATGAAGAAGAATTACGAACCATTTTTAGAAAGGCTATAAATCATTCTAAAACTAAAGAGAAAGGGGTATTTGCAGTGAGCATTCCAGATTATGGATATACTCCATTCGGTGAAGCTGGCCAGGAAGAGATCAGTGCTGAGATCGATAGATATAATGAAGTGTTTAGAAAGGTGGCGGCAGATTTTAATGTGGACTTTTATAATATCACGCCAATTTCCAGGGAGGCAGGTGAAAATCCTGATCTTGTTGCCAGCGATGGCTTACATCCCAGCGGTTTGATGTATAAATACTGGGTAGATCATTTCGTGAATCAGGTTGCTGAGAAACTTCCGGAATAA
- a CDS encoding DUF2851 family protein: protein MREDFLYHVWKFQKFNNQSIKTSDGDIINIIQPGFQNALSGPDFFNSKIQIGEQLWAGNVEMHLKSSDWYFHSHEKDLNYDNVILHVVWEHDTEIYRKDNSIIPTLILKDKVEESILEAYQLLLEKPHLALNCENDFKDFSEFQIRHWLERLYFERLESKSKLIAQLLAETGNNWEAVLFILLCRSFGSKVNGDAFQSLAQSFDFKIIQKLGFSQFSLEALLLGQAKLINGTDRYSLDLKKEYDYLKHKFSLANEFLKSPQFFRLRPDNFPTIRLVQLAAIYAQNRNLFQSIIQEKSLDEFYMLFDIQVSEYWNTHFNFGKSHKERKKKLAISFIDLILINCVVPLKHAYANYIGEENEQAIQDLISGIKVEKNSVISIFNELRPKTAKNAMDSQALLQLKNEYCNLNRCLQCELGASLLRKSPKYI from the coding sequence GTGAGGGAGGATTTTCTATATCATGTCTGGAAATTTCAGAAGTTTAATAATCAAAGTATTAAGACTTCTGATGGAGATATTATTAATATCATTCAACCTGGTTTTCAAAACGCTCTATCAGGACCGGATTTTTTCAATTCTAAAATTCAGATAGGGGAGCAGCTTTGGGCTGGAAATGTAGAAATGCATTTAAAATCCTCAGATTGGTATTTTCATAGCCACGAAAAAGATCTTAATTATGACAACGTTATACTTCACGTTGTTTGGGAGCATGACACCGAAATTTATAGGAAAGATAATTCCATAATTCCAACCCTCATTTTAAAGGATAAAGTAGAAGAAAGTATTCTCGAGGCTTATCAACTTCTGCTGGAGAAACCGCATTTAGCGTTGAATTGTGAAAATGACTTTAAAGACTTTTCAGAATTTCAGATTCGGCATTGGCTGGAGCGCTTATATTTTGAAAGACTGGAATCTAAATCTAAATTGATTGCTCAGCTATTAGCAGAAACCGGAAATAACTGGGAAGCAGTTCTTTTTATTTTGCTGTGCAGGAGTTTTGGATCAAAGGTGAATGGAGATGCTTTTCAGAGTCTGGCTCAAAGTTTTGATTTTAAGATCATTCAGAAATTAGGGTTCAGCCAGTTTTCTTTGGAGGCACTTTTACTGGGACAGGCTAAGCTTATTAATGGAACAGATAGGTACAGCCTGGATCTGAAAAAGGAATATGATTATTTAAAACATAAATTCTCCCTTGCAAATGAGTTTTTAAAAAGCCCACAGTTCTTCAGGTTAAGGCCAGATAATTTCCCTACGATAAGACTTGTCCAGCTGGCAGCTATCTATGCTCAAAACAGAAATCTATTTCAAAGTATCATTCAGGAGAAAAGCCTGGATGAATTTTATATGCTTTTTGATATCCAAGTTTCTGAATACTGGAACACACATTTTAACTTTGGAAAATCTCATAAAGAAAGAAAAAAGAAACTTGCCATAAGTTTTATAGATCTGATACTGATCAATTGCGTGGTCCCTCTCAAACATGCGTATGCAAATTATATTGGTGAGGAGAACGAACAGGCCATTCAGGATCTTATTTCTGGAATTAAAGTGGAAAAAAATTCAGTAATCAGTATATTTAATGAATTAAGGCCAAAAACCGCTAAAAATGCGATGGATTCGCAGGCCTTGTTGCAGTTAAAAAATGAGTATTGTAATTTGAACAGGTGTCTTCAATGTGAATTGGGTGCTTCTTTATTAAGGAAGTCTCCCAAATACATCTAA
- a CDS encoding PspC domain-containing protein has translation MTTFVSNIRHYLEKHGFYVSTRLADKLGMRAKNVRLFFIYASFFTMGVGFIVYLILAFWLKLKDLIYTKRTSVFDL, from the coding sequence ATGACAACTTTTGTTTCTAATATTAGGCATTACCTGGAAAAACATGGGTTTTATGTTTCCACGCGCCTTGCAGACAAACTAGGGATGCGTGCCAAAAACGTGAGGCTGTTCTTTATTTATGCCTCATTCTTCACCATGGGAGTAGGCTTTATAGTATACCTTATTCTCGCTTTCTGGCTGAAATTAAAAGATCTAATTTACACTAAGAGAACCTCTGTATTCGATCTATGA